In Marinobacter sp. es.048, the following proteins share a genomic window:
- a CDS encoding carboxy terminal-processing peptidase: MTIAEKIMARRSPAGSGRSGVCKAMTVALLLSTPLGLHAKVETPAVYEPVAPTIDQARANILIARQLQFTHFRDLGISDELSGDVFDAYLDYLDGQRIYLSQDDIAKFDKIRTQLGSALKTGQLQPGFDIYNLVQQRIIERLQFALETIDKGIDSLNFSANESILVDRSKAGWETDANALDDLWVKRIKNAVLAQRLNGADDEAIVETLRRRYEGQLKRAYQARSEDAFQAYMNAFTGMWDPHTSYFSPRTSENFNINMSLSLEGIGAVLQSDNEYTKVVRLVPGGPASKQGQLEPADRIVSVAQEGEKPVNVIGWRLDEVVDLIRGPRNSTVTLEVIPANSSDETITEAIAIKRDEVKLEEQSASKDTIRLERGDKEYTIGVITIPTFYADFQAMQAGDPNYKSTTRDVRNLITELEADGVDGLVMDLRNNGGGALHEANDLVGLFIDKGPTVQIRNANNDVQVLNDEDPSVAYDGPLVVLTNRMSASASEIFAGAIQDYGRGLVVGSQTFGKGTVQAVRPLNHGQLKITQSKFYRVSGGSTQHKGVIPDIEIPSRIDKTRIGEDALDHALPWDQIEAVPHSRYFDFSGIIDELRKRHDERFSTNAEFSLLQREIDFLTKQRATDSVSLNLEERRAQHEQIERTRLTIANARRELKGQSPFDSLEALEDWQDQQAADLDSTDEELDFVIREGGHIMADMLDLDNRMASILDPQQFAAQAPASAATR; the protein is encoded by the coding sequence ATGACCATCGCGGAAAAAATTATGGCTCGTCGCTCTCCGGCAGGATCCGGTCGGTCCGGGGTGTGCAAGGCAATGACTGTGGCATTGCTGCTGTCAACGCCTCTGGGGCTGCACGCCAAGGTTGAAACCCCGGCGGTGTACGAGCCAGTCGCCCCCACGATTGATCAGGCGCGGGCCAACATTCTGATTGCCCGTCAGCTGCAGTTCACCCACTTCCGGGACCTCGGAATCAGCGACGAACTCTCCGGCGATGTGTTTGATGCCTACCTGGATTATCTGGACGGGCAGAGAATCTACCTTTCTCAGGACGACATTGCGAAATTCGACAAAATCCGCACGCAGTTGGGCTCGGCCCTGAAAACCGGCCAGCTGCAGCCAGGCTTTGATATCTACAATCTGGTTCAACAACGGATTATTGAGCGCCTCCAGTTTGCACTGGAAACCATCGATAAGGGCATAGATTCGCTGAATTTCTCGGCCAACGAGAGCATTCTGGTCGACCGCTCGAAAGCAGGCTGGGAAACTGACGCCAATGCGCTGGATGATCTCTGGGTGAAGCGCATCAAAAACGCGGTGTTGGCACAGCGCCTGAACGGCGCCGATGATGAAGCCATTGTTGAAACCCTGCGCCGCCGCTACGAAGGCCAGCTAAAACGCGCGTACCAGGCCCGCAGCGAAGATGCTTTCCAGGCCTATATGAATGCGTTTACCGGCATGTGGGACCCCCATACATCCTACTTTTCACCGCGCACCTCTGAAAACTTCAACATAAACATGAGCCTTTCCCTGGAAGGCATTGGAGCCGTGCTTCAGTCAGACAACGAATACACCAAGGTGGTAAGACTGGTGCCCGGCGGGCCCGCGTCCAAGCAGGGTCAACTTGAACCCGCAGATCGCATTGTTTCTGTAGCTCAGGAAGGCGAAAAACCGGTGAATGTGATTGGTTGGCGCCTGGACGAAGTTGTCGATCTTATCCGCGGGCCGAGGAATTCAACGGTCACCCTGGAAGTGATTCCGGCCAACTCCTCCGATGAGACCATTACCGAGGCCATCGCCATTAAACGCGATGAGGTAAAGCTGGAAGAACAGAGCGCCAGCAAGGACACTATCCGCCTTGAGCGCGGCGACAAGGAATACACCATTGGCGTGATCACCATCCCCACGTTCTATGCCGATTTCCAGGCTATGCAGGCAGGCGACCCGAACTACAAGAGCACCACCCGGGACGTCCGTAACCTGATCACGGAGCTAGAAGCCGACGGCGTCGATGGACTTGTGATGGATTTGAGAAACAATGGTGGCGGAGCCCTGCACGAGGCCAATGATCTGGTGGGTCTGTTTATCGACAAAGGCCCTACCGTTCAGATTCGCAACGCAAACAACGATGTACAGGTACTGAACGATGAGGATCCCTCGGTCGCCTATGACGGCCCACTGGTGGTGCTCACTAACCGCATGAGTGCGTCAGCATCCGAGATCTTCGCCGGAGCCATCCAGGACTATGGCCGCGGGCTGGTCGTCGGCTCCCAGACCTTCGGCAAGGGCACCGTTCAGGCGGTCCGTCCACTGAATCATGGCCAACTCAAGATTACCCAGTCAAAATTTTACCGGGTATCCGGTGGCTCCACCCAGCACAAGGGAGTGATTCCGGACATCGAGATTCCGTCCCGCATCGACAAGACCCGCATTGGTGAGGACGCCCTGGATCATGCCCTGCCCTGGGACCAGATCGAAGCTGTGCCGCATAGTCGCTACTTTGATTTCAGCGGAATCATTGATGAGCTTCGCAAGCGCCATGACGAGCGGTTTTCAACCAATGCCGAATTCAGCCTGCTTCAACGGGAGATCGACTTCCTGACCAAACAACGCGCCACGGACAGTGTCAGCCTGAACCTGGAAGAGCGTCGCGCCCAGCATGAACAGATTGAACGCACGCGCCTGACCATCGCGAACGCCAGACGTGAATTGAAAGGGCAGTCTCCGTTTGATTCCCTGGAAGCCCTTGAAGACTGGCAGGACCAGCAAGCGGCTGATCTGGATTCCACCGACGAAGAACTGGATTTTGTGATCCGTGAAGGGGGCCATATCATGGCTGACATGCTGGACCTGGATAACCGCATGGCGTCAATCCTGGACCCGCAACAGTTCGCGGCGCAGGCTCCAGCCTCCGCGGCAACCCGATAA
- a CDS encoding helix-turn-helix domain-containing protein codes for MTEKEASGQDSRQKARLLQDMLLDALHAMRSLEEVEGLEKPATPERTPEGLIDRLASLTGSALRFGVKATDTSLRVGRALINSQDQLRAMLTAGQSLKDIREVAGLTLSEMSEALNLRDKSVLEAIENGTSTLSFELILRLAALIARNDPIPFIMRTTRNYNPEVWQILNDWGVARLPLQFEREREFINIFRRHDDARTLSDEGFKKVLEFTRQSFEMSLHFIEEQEQQVAELRATYEEEHPEVKTSSDKTAARKKRPERTPPSTK; via the coding sequence ATGACTGAGAAGGAAGCCAGCGGGCAGGATAGCCGCCAGAAAGCGAGATTGCTGCAGGATATGCTTCTGGACGCTCTCCATGCAATGCGCTCGCTGGAAGAAGTTGAAGGGCTGGAAAAACCGGCTACGCCGGAGCGGACACCGGAAGGGCTCATTGACCGCCTGGCCAGCCTGACCGGCTCGGCGCTTCGATTTGGGGTCAAAGCCACCGATACGTCACTCCGGGTTGGTCGGGCGCTGATCAATTCTCAGGACCAGTTGCGGGCGATGCTCACGGCAGGCCAGTCTCTGAAGGACATCCGGGAAGTGGCCGGGCTAACCTTGTCGGAAATGAGCGAAGCCCTGAACCTCCGGGACAAGTCGGTTCTGGAAGCCATTGAAAACGGCACCTCCACTCTTTCTTTCGAGCTGATTCTGCGGCTCGCTGCCCTCATTGCCCGGAACGACCCCATTCCGTTCATTATGCGCACTACGCGCAACTACAATCCCGAAGTCTGGCAAATTCTGAACGACTGGGGCGTGGCCAGGCTACCCCTGCAATTTGAGAGGGAACGGGAGTTCATCAACATTTTCCGTCGGCATGACGACGCCCGCACACTCTCGGATGAGGGTTTCAAGAAAGTGCTGGAGTTCACCCGCCAGAGCTTCGAGATGTCCCTGCACTTTATCGAGGAGCAGGAACAGCAGGTGGCCGAGCTTCGGGCCACCTACGAAGAAGAGCATCCGGAAGTGAAAACGTCGTCTGATAAGACTGCGGCCAGAAAAAAACGGCCGGAGCGTACCCCTCCGTCAACCAAATAA
- the mtnA gene encoding S-methyl-5-thioribose-1-phosphate isomerase, which translates to MATIPKPSSERGIGTVAIRWHVSSLELLDQRLLPGEEHWITLEGAAGVAQSIRDMVVRGAPAIGISAAYGVALAARHAGGGDWKAEIKQAIRELAGSRPTAVNLFWALQRMERVFHACHSLDEAVKRLAREAEAIHEEDLAANFAMADHALEFIGAETPFSVLTHCNTGALATGGYGTALGVVRRLNEKKLLKEVYADETRPWLQGSRLTAWELSRDGIPVTLNADGAAAAIMARKDVRWVIVGADRITANGDVVNKIGTYSLAVLARHHNVGFMVVAPSSTVDMATESGADVPIEERDGVEIREIRGIGLAPEGVNVFNPVFDVTPASLIDAIVTEKGVVHNPNITGMRALFG; encoded by the coding sequence ATGGCAACAATCCCGAAACCCTCTTCCGAACGCGGCATTGGCACCGTAGCAATACGCTGGCATGTCAGCAGTCTTGAGCTGCTGGACCAACGCCTGCTGCCAGGGGAGGAGCACTGGATAACGCTGGAAGGAGCGGCCGGAGTAGCTCAGAGCATCCGGGATATGGTGGTTCGGGGTGCCCCTGCAATCGGTATCAGTGCAGCGTACGGGGTGGCCCTGGCCGCGAGGCACGCCGGTGGTGGTGACTGGAAGGCGGAAATCAAACAGGCCATCCGTGAGCTTGCGGGATCACGGCCCACGGCGGTGAACCTCTTCTGGGCGCTGCAGCGCATGGAGCGGGTGTTTCACGCCTGTCATTCGCTGGATGAGGCGGTAAAACGGCTGGCCCGTGAGGCCGAGGCGATCCACGAGGAAGACCTGGCTGCCAATTTTGCCATGGCGGACCACGCCCTGGAGTTTATCGGAGCCGAGACACCGTTTTCGGTGCTGACCCATTGCAACACCGGCGCACTGGCCACCGGCGGCTATGGGACAGCCCTGGGTGTTGTTCGCCGGCTCAATGAGAAAAAGCTACTGAAAGAAGTCTATGCCGATGAAACCCGTCCGTGGCTGCAGGGTAGCCGGTTGACGGCCTGGGAACTGTCCCGGGACGGCATTCCCGTTACACTGAATGCCGATGGTGCCGCTGCCGCAATCATGGCTCGTAAAGACGTACGCTGGGTGATTGTCGGCGCGGATCGCATAACCGCCAATGGCGATGTGGTTAACAAGATCGGCACCTACAGCCTGGCGGTTCTGGCTCGCCATCACAATGTGGGCTTTATGGTGGTAGCGCCTTCAAGTACCGTGGATATGGCCACGGAGTCCGGGGCAGATGTACCCATTGAGGAGCGCGACGGCGTCGAGATCCGGGAAATACGCGGTATCGGGCTGGCGCCGGAAGGCGTCAACGTGTTCAATCCGGTCTTTGACGTGACGCCTGCCAGCCTGATTGACGCCATCGTTACGGAAAAAGGTGTGGTGCATAACCCGAATATTACCGGTATGCGGGCGTTATTTGGTTGA
- a CDS encoding TRZ/ATZ family hydrolase: MTADTITAADIRINARWLIPIEPAGTVLENHAVIIQGKRLAAVVPQEHADRTYRTRETVDLPHHVVMPGLINMHGHAAMSLFRGMADDLPLMTWLNDHIWPAEGRFISEQFIADGTQLAMAEMLRTGTTTFSDMYFFPEIAAQVAHDAGIRAQICFPLLDFPTPWGAGPDEYLSKGADFIDSWKNDGYIMPAIGPHAPYTVSDGPMTEAVRLSEETGAAIQIHLHETAFEVAEATEKLGQRPTARLADLGALRPETQCVHMTQIDGSDISLLKQSGAHVIHCPESNLKLASGLCPAQELLNNGVNVGIGTDGAASNNDLDLFGELRTAAMVAKVVAGDASALSAHKALEMATINGARALRRDHELGSLVEGKLADIIAIDLSDPFLQPVYDPASHLVYSNHGRSVSHSWINGVPQVQDGRLTRIDVADLMLRVEDWAGRIRSKAD; this comes from the coding sequence ATGACGGCAGACACCATCACCGCAGCCGATATTCGCATCAACGCACGCTGGCTGATTCCAATTGAGCCGGCAGGCACGGTGCTTGAGAATCACGCAGTGATTATCCAGGGTAAACGCCTTGCTGCGGTGGTGCCCCAGGAGCACGCGGACCGGACGTACAGAACTCGCGAGACCGTCGATCTTCCGCACCATGTCGTCATGCCCGGCCTGATCAATATGCACGGCCACGCCGCCATGAGCCTGTTCCGCGGCATGGCGGATGATCTTCCACTAATGACCTGGCTGAATGATCACATCTGGCCGGCCGAAGGTCGCTTTATCAGCGAGCAGTTCATTGCCGATGGCACCCAACTGGCCATGGCTGAAATGCTGCGTACCGGAACCACCACGTTTTCGGACATGTATTTCTTTCCCGAAATCGCGGCGCAGGTCGCCCACGATGCCGGTATCCGAGCCCAGATCTGCTTCCCGCTGCTGGACTTCCCAACGCCCTGGGGCGCCGGTCCTGACGAGTACCTGAGCAAGGGCGCCGATTTTATCGACAGCTGGAAAAACGACGGCTACATCATGCCCGCCATTGGTCCGCATGCGCCCTATACCGTGTCAGACGGCCCGATGACCGAGGCCGTCCGGCTCTCGGAAGAAACCGGAGCCGCGATTCAGATACATCTGCACGAAACCGCCTTTGAAGTGGCCGAAGCCACCGAAAAGCTAGGTCAACGGCCCACGGCCAGACTGGCGGACCTCGGTGCGCTTCGTCCCGAAACCCAGTGCGTACATATGACCCAGATCGACGGCAGCGATATCAGTCTGCTTAAACAATCGGGCGCCCATGTCATCCATTGTCCGGAATCGAACCTTAAGCTGGCGAGCGGACTTTGTCCGGCGCAGGAACTCCTGAACAACGGAGTGAATGTCGGCATCGGAACCGACGGCGCCGCCAGCAACAATGATCTGGACCTGTTCGGAGAGCTTCGCACCGCCGCCATGGTGGCCAAGGTGGTGGCCGGAGATGCCTCCGCGTTATCGGCACACAAGGCCCTGGAAATGGCGACAATCAACGGTGCCAGGGCTCTGAGACGGGATCACGAGCTGGGCTCCCTGGTGGAGGGCAAGTTGGCGGACATCATTGCCATTGATCTGAGCGACCCGTTTTTACAGCCGGTCTACGACCCCGCCTCGCACCTCGTCTACAGCAACCATGGCCGATCGGTAAGCCATAGCTGGATTAACGGCGTACCACAAGTACAGGATGGCCGGCTTACCCGCATCGACGTTGCCGATCTGATGCTTCGGGTTGAGGACTGGGCCGGGCGAATCCGAAGCAAGGCTGACTAA
- the ubiG gene encoding bifunctional 2-polyprenyl-6-hydroxyphenol methylase/3-demethylubiquinol 3-O-methyltransferase UbiG — MTNQNVDRNEIAKFEALASRWWDPSSEFKPLHDINPLRLNYIDERVSLAGKRALDVGCGGGLLSEGMAQRGAHVTGIDMGEAPLAVARLHGMESGVNVDYRQITIEELAQDSEHAGQYDVVTCLEMLEHVPDPASVIKACAAMLKPGGHLFVSTINRNPKSFLFAIVGAEYVLRLLPKGTHEWKKFIRPSEMSDHLRHADLDVRELTGMTYNPITKVYKLGRDVDVNYLMHAKDIREV; from the coding sequence ATGACAAACCAGAACGTAGATCGGAACGAGATCGCCAAATTCGAAGCCCTGGCCAGCCGCTGGTGGGACCCCTCGAGCGAATTCAAGCCGCTGCACGATATCAACCCGCTGCGCCTGAACTACATTGACGAGCGGGTTTCCCTGGCCGGCAAACGGGCCCTGGATGTAGGCTGCGGTGGCGGCCTTCTGTCAGAGGGCATGGCCCAGCGCGGCGCCCATGTCACCGGTATCGACATGGGCGAGGCTCCACTGGCCGTCGCGCGGCTGCATGGCATGGAGAGCGGCGTGAACGTGGATTATCGCCAGATCACCATCGAAGAGCTGGCGCAGGACAGCGAACATGCCGGCCAGTACGACGTGGTTACCTGCCTGGAAATGCTTGAGCATGTGCCGGATCCGGCATCGGTGATCAAGGCCTGTGCGGCCATGCTGAAACCAGGCGGCCATCTGTTTGTCTCAACCATCAACCGCAACCCGAAGTCGTTCCTTTTTGCGATTGTTGGCGCCGAATACGTGCTTCGGTTGCTTCCCAAGGGCACTCACGAATGGAAAAAATTTATCCGGCCTTCGGAGATGTCTGACCACCTGCGCCACGCGGATCTGGACGTCCGGGAACTGACCGGCATGACCTACAACCCGATTACCAAAGTCTACAAACTGGGCCGGGACGTGGACGTGAATTACCTGATGCACGCCAAGGATATCCGTGAAGTCTAA
- the gph gene encoding phosphoglycolate phosphatase (PGP is an essential enzyme in the glycolate salvage pathway in higher organisms (photorespiration in plants). Phosphoglycolate results from the oxidase activity of RubisCO in the Calvin cycle when concentrations of carbon dioxide are low relative to oxygen. This enzyme is a member of the Haloacid Dehalogenase (HAD) superfamily of aspartate-nucleophile hydrolase enzymes (PF00702).): MKSKNTQQTSAVLFDLDGTLIDTAPDFIRCLNQLREQHGLPALPAEHIRRSVSNGARAMIRVGFGLEPEHPEYLEKHTAFLDLYEAGVAVETSLFEGMDELLKELEEQGIPWGIVTNKPARFAVPLIEALDLADRCAALVCPDHVAQRKPHPEALLLACQQMGTDPGAGIYVGDHERDIEAGRNAGMKTIAVRYGYIEEPEAINLWQADLIADTVTDLAKLLQ, from the coding sequence GTGAAGTCTAAAAACACTCAACAAACCTCTGCGGTCCTGTTTGACCTGGATGGAACGCTGATCGACACGGCTCCGGATTTTATCCGCTGCCTGAATCAGTTGAGGGAACAGCACGGACTGCCTGCCCTCCCCGCCGAGCATATTCGACGCTCAGTCTCAAACGGCGCACGCGCCATGATCCGGGTGGGCTTCGGCCTGGAACCGGAACATCCAGAATACCTGGAAAAACACACCGCGTTCCTCGACCTCTACGAGGCCGGCGTGGCGGTGGAGACCAGCCTGTTTGAGGGCATGGACGAGCTTCTCAAAGAACTTGAAGAGCAGGGTATCCCCTGGGGCATTGTGACCAACAAGCCCGCCAGATTCGCGGTTCCTCTGATCGAGGCCCTCGATCTGGCAGACCGATGTGCTGCACTGGTTTGCCCCGATCACGTGGCCCAGCGCAAACCTCACCCGGAGGCCCTCTTGCTGGCCTGCCAGCAGATGGGCACCGATCCGGGCGCCGGCATATACGTTGGCGACCACGAACGGGACATCGAAGCCGGTCGCAATGCGGGCATGAAAACCATCGCTGTCCGCTACGGTTACATTGAGGAGCCGGAAGCCATTAACCTGTGGCAAGCGGACCTCATCGCAGACACCGTCACGGACTTGGCAAAGCTGTTACAATAG
- a CDS encoding YciK family oxidoreductase → MHDYQAPADLLKDRIVMVTGAGSGIGRAAAKAYAAHGATVVLVGRTVSKLETVYDEIEAAGHPKPAIVPMNFEGAAVKDYEELAMTLEDNFGQLDGLLHNAAILGDRSPVELYDPETWNKVMHVNATAPFLLSRAMIPLLRKSDDASVIFTSSGVGRKAKAYWGAYAVSKFAVEGLSQLLSEELDDERHNVRVNSLNPGATRTNMRAHAYPAENPQQNPAPEDLMPIYLYLMGKDSQGINGQKLDAQPK, encoded by the coding sequence ATGCATGATTACCAAGCACCCGCCGATCTTCTGAAAGACCGCATCGTTATGGTGACGGGTGCCGGCAGCGGCATTGGCCGGGCTGCAGCGAAAGCCTACGCTGCTCACGGTGCGACCGTGGTACTGGTGGGCCGTACTGTCAGCAAACTGGAAACGGTTTACGATGAAATCGAGGCCGCCGGTCACCCCAAGCCTGCCATTGTACCCATGAACTTCGAGGGCGCCGCGGTTAAAGACTACGAAGAACTGGCCATGACCCTTGAAGACAATTTTGGTCAGCTTGACGGTTTGCTGCACAACGCAGCGATTCTGGGCGATCGCAGCCCCGTGGAGCTGTACGACCCGGAAACCTGGAACAAGGTCATGCACGTAAACGCAACGGCACCGTTCCTGCTGAGCCGGGCAATGATCCCCCTGCTTCGCAAATCCGACGACGCCTCGGTGATCTTCACGTCCTCTGGTGTCGGCCGCAAGGCGAAAGCCTATTGGGGCGCCTACGCCGTCTCCAAGTTTGCCGTCGAGGGCCTGAGCCAGTTGCTGTCCGAAGAACTGGACGACGAACGTCACAATGTCCGGGTGAACAGTCTGAACCCCGGCGCGACCCGTACCAATATGAGAGCCCACGCCTACCCGGCGGAGAACCCGCAGCAAAATCCGGCACCGGAAGACCTGATGCCGATTTACCTGTATCTCATGGGCAAGGACAGCCAGGGCATCAACGGCCAGAAACTGGACGCACAGCCGAAATAA
- a CDS encoding glutaredoxin family protein — MELLFYTTSQCHLCELAEALLVNTPMPEPIPVDVVDIAQSEELVERYGTRIPVLRRNDTGAELDWPFTRDDLLTFLQ, encoded by the coding sequence ATGGAACTGCTTTTCTACACAACATCCCAGTGCCACCTGTGCGAACTGGCCGAAGCCCTGCTTGTAAACACGCCCATGCCGGAACCAATCCCGGTAGACGTGGTAGACATTGCCCAGTCCGAAGAGCTGGTGGAACGCTACGGCACCCGTATACCGGTGCTGAGACGCAACGATACCGGTGCAGAACTGGACTGGCCTTTTACCAGGGATGACTTACTTACATTCCTGCAATGA
- the yaaA gene encoding peroxide stress protein YaaA yields the protein MLMVISPAKTLDYESPLATSTYTQPEFLEDACELVDQLKDLEPHQISNLMSISDKLGQLNAERFQNWHTPFTPENARQAVLAFKGDVYTGLDAQSFSEQDFDFAQQHLRMLSGLYGVLKPLDLMQPYRLEMGTRFENNRGKDLYAFWGNKITEKINRLLADDDGVLVNLASNEYFKSVKKKDLEGRLITPQFKDWKNGQYKMISFYAKKARGLMCRFAIQNRITQADDLKGFNLEGYYFSEDQSDKNNWVFLRDEQ from the coding sequence ATGTTGATGGTTATTTCGCCTGCCAAAACGCTGGACTACGAGAGCCCGCTGGCGACCAGTACCTATACCCAGCCAGAGTTCCTCGAGGACGCCTGTGAACTGGTAGACCAGCTTAAAGATCTGGAGCCGCATCAGATCAGCAATCTGATGAGCATCAGCGACAAGCTTGGACAGCTGAACGCCGAGCGCTTCCAGAACTGGCACACACCTTTTACCCCCGAGAATGCCCGGCAGGCTGTACTGGCTTTCAAGGGTGACGTGTACACGGGCCTGGACGCCCAGAGCTTCAGCGAACAGGACTTCGACTTTGCCCAGCAGCATCTGCGCATGCTTTCCGGTCTGTATGGCGTCCTGAAACCGCTGGACCTGATGCAACCCTACCGGCTGGAAATGGGTACCCGGTTCGAGAATAACCGTGGCAAGGATCTGTATGCCTTCTGGGGCAACAAGATCACAGAGAAGATCAACCGGCTGCTTGCGGATGACGACGGCGTGCTGGTCAACCTCGCCTCCAACGAGTATTTCAAAAGTGTAAAGAAGAAAGACCTTGAAGGCCGGCTGATTACCCCCCAATTCAAGGACTGGAAGAATGGTCAGTACAAGATGATCAGCTTTTATGCCAAGAAAGCCCGGGGGCTGATGTGTCGGTTTGCCATTCAGAACCGCATCACCCAAGCCGACGATCTCAAGGGATTCAACCTCGAAGGCTATTACTTCAGCGAAGACCAATCCGATAAGAACAACTGGGTTTTCCTGCGGGATGAACAGTAA
- a CDS encoding DUF2788 domain-containing protein, producing MNEAMFSQIAMLVFLTGLIVWMGFIVWDLAKKSQAGKFGTIALFTVLGAGVVGFIVKTVLVEIMQI from the coding sequence ATGAACGAAGCAATGTTTTCCCAGATCGCCATGCTGGTGTTTCTGACCGGCCTTATTGTCTGGATGGGTTTCATCGTCTGGGATCTGGCCAAGAAATCCCAGGCCGGCAAGTTCGGCACCATCGCACTGTTTACGGTGCTGGGCGCCGGCGTTGTGGGCTTTATCGTTAAAACCGTACTCGTAGAGATCATGCAAATATGA
- the rdgC gene encoding recombination-associated protein RdgC yields MWFRNARVFRFTKPFDISAEELEEKLQADAFKPCGPQETSRQGWVPPLGKHGEQLVHSANGYHLIALRKEEKILPGPVVKEAVEEKAEAIEFEQGRKVRRKEKDEIKEQVMLEMLPQAFSKNRRSFAYLAPQDGVLVVDAGSAKQAEDLASTLRKSLGSLPVRPPAVEQAPAFTFTGWLNESIDLPGKVVLGTECELKDPSEDGGVVRCKGLDLKADEIRNHLDAGMQVTKLSLTWDDNVSFVLDEELGIRRLKFGETLQDQLDDVDVDDHAAKFDAAFTLMTLELSRLIPGLLEALGGEDRSAIVEE; encoded by the coding sequence ATGTGGTTTCGCAACGCCCGCGTATTCCGATTTACCAAACCCTTTGATATCTCTGCCGAAGAGCTGGAAGAAAAGCTCCAGGCCGACGCCTTCAAGCCCTGCGGACCTCAGGAAACCAGCCGCCAGGGCTGGGTTCCGCCCCTGGGCAAGCATGGCGAACAGCTGGTTCACAGTGCCAACGGCTATCACCTGATTGCCCTGCGCAAGGAGGAAAAGATTCTTCCCGGCCCGGTGGTGAAAGAAGCGGTTGAGGAGAAGGCCGAAGCCATAGAGTTCGAGCAGGGCCGGAAGGTCCGACGCAAAGAAAAGGACGAAATCAAGGAACAGGTAATGCTGGAGATGCTGCCCCAGGCCTTCTCCAAGAACCGCCGCTCCTTTGCCTACCTCGCCCCCCAGGACGGTGTTCTGGTGGTCGACGCGGGCTCCGCCAAGCAGGCGGAAGATCTGGCCTCGACTTTGCGCAAGAGCCTTGGGTCACTGCCGGTTCGTCCACCCGCGGTGGAACAGGCACCGGCTTTCACCTTTACCGGTTGGCTGAACGAATCCATCGACCTGCCCGGCAAGGTGGTTCTGGGCACTGAATGCGAACTCAAGGATCCGTCTGAAGATGGCGGCGTGGTGCGTTGCAAAGGCCTGGATCTGAAAGCCGATGAAATCCGCAACCATCTGGATGCGGGCATGCAGGTGACCAAGCTGTCCCTGACCTGGGACGACAACGTCTCCTTCGTGCTGGATGAAGAGCTGGGCATCCGTCGCCTGAAATTTGGCGAAACACTCCAGGATCAACTGGACGATGTCGACGTGGACGACCACGCTGCCAAGTTTGATGCGGCTTTCACGCTGATGACCCTTGAGCTGTCCCGGCTGATTCCAGGGCTCCTGGAAGCGCTCGGCGGCGAAGATCGCTCTGCGATTGTCGAAGAGTAA